Genomic window (Nymphaea colorata isolate Beijing-Zhang1983 chromosome 1, ASM883128v2, whole genome shotgun sequence):
CTTTGGTACAGACATTGTTTCATGCGGATTTGTGAAGGACTTAGTTATTGAGGAAAGCTCTGGAGAGGTACTTGTACTTTTTggacagttgtttcctttttttagcACCTTTTATCTGGTTGCATCATTTCATGGTTTTATTTCAGGTTTCATTTCGTTTGGAGCTCACAACACCTGCATGTCCAATCAAAGACATGGTAGTGaactatttcttatttttgaaccagttatttttgttctggTCTTTTGTTGATGACTTCTTAGTTGTCTCTTCTGCATTGATGGTTTGCTGTTTTTTATCATAATCTTGCTGTTGGAATTTATATCTTCTGTTTTAAACCAttccctttttaaaaatttgttccCATGTTTTGATGTTGATGTTGCTTCTGCTTCACACTGTTCCTCTGACTTCCATCCTCTACATTAATTtagtatttttcaaaatgtgtgTCTTCCCACTTTCACTTCATTTATTGCGTCCTGCATCCTTTCCATTTACTGGCAATTGTGCTTTAAACTATTTGTTAACCATTGTCATCAACATCattttgtatatttattggtGGATTTTCCTCGGAAATTTTTTGGATATTATTTCTCGGGGggaaattttggaaattaaaaaaaatttgtaaagaaTAATaggaaaaattataaaattatgagttatttactattttttttaataaagtatTGCTGAAGATTCAAAATAGGGGGAATTTCTATTTTAAGGGGaccaaatgaaaggaaaaaatatactGAAAGTACATACAAAGGGTTTCTCTTAGAAGGGGAAAATATTGTGATACTTATTGGAATacttatgaaaaataaaaaatattttcccaAAAATATTTCCTTCTATTTGGCGTTAatcttgcaatattttcaaaatatcactgATTttgtgatgctgactatgctgtTAACTTATTAAGTATGATTCtcccagaaaaaaaataatttatccAGATTCTGCTTATTTAAGTAGTGAATGCTTTTAGTAActggaaattttcttttgatagTTTGAGCAGAGAGCAAATGAGGTGGTGGCGGCCCTTCCTTGGGTTAAAAAGGTTAATGTTCAGATGTCTGCTCAACCTGCAAAGCACATGTATGCTGCAGAACTCCCTAAAGGGTTGCAGAATATTTCCAACATAATAGCTGTCTCCAGTTGCAAGGTATATTTTTTGCTACTGCAGCTATTTCTTCTATTCATTGGTAATTACTTTACCACAACTAAATGTTTGAATCGTGTGATCTATGTGGAGATTGGATTGTAAGGAGAGTTGATACATTTAGGCTTCTTTAACcaatttcatcatcttcatcattatcTGTTACTTGTTCACTTATTTctctgaaaaaaaaactgaaagctctttctttctattgctCTGTATTCCTTATCAAGGATTAATCATGTGGAACAAAGCCAGATTTCACCACCACTGTTTGTTCTTTAAAATTAAATGGGACTGGAGTCAATACATATGGGTGAAGGAACATTGGATATCATTCATGTGGCCAACTTGTCATGCTGTTTAAAGAGAACGTCACAGCACTATTGACATTTTCATTGAATATGATTGCAACAAACTTAGGGAAACATTTGACATCATTTGGAGGGTGTCTGAATTGGGGGGTGGTGAGGGGGAGGAGAAGTTCCATTCTGGATAAAATTTATCTTCGTCTTATTATCTATATTGGCATCCTTAAGATGAGGAAAAATTAGTCCCCTCAGAAGGAGGAGTTGATGTTCATCCTTGATCCAGGATAAGTTTCACATGCTATATCTAGAATTGATTTGGTTCCTTCAGCAGTAAAATCGCCAGAAGTGATGGACCTAATATGCAATGTCCTCTTAAGTGTTGATTCTAGACTGTTGAATTTCTTTGGCAGTGGAGTGCTGATAGttttatctcttcttcttttgttcttcatatatattttttgcttaGCATTATGTCTTGATCAATGcagaaaatttccttttcttgtcctattttattttttataaatgttggTTGTATTATGTCCGTGTAAAATTGCTTCCTAAGTTGATCATAATTTGCAGAAGCTCAATGATAAGATGGGCTTTGGTTTTCCATATCAGATTGGCTTCATCACAAGATTATCTAAcatttttaattgttaaatGAACATGACATGGCCTTGCATTAGACCAATAAGCccatttttgaaagaaaatgtgatttccttaatattttctctttttgcattctcttttttaaaattcacaaatACATTTATGAAACTTTGCTGAATgaatctttttttgaaaaattttctatATTCACTTGCCAAGAAACTGTTACTGAATACAGTTGGCAGACACACTTTATGTATTCCCTTTCGAATATCTAATTAAGTTCCAGAATGAAGACATGTTTCACGTTTAAAAAGGGAAAATTGAAGAAGCACCCTATCAATCATAGTGGCCTGTTAAGTTTTGCAGGGTGGTGTAGGAAAGTCTACTGTGGCTGTAAACCTTGCATATACATTAGCTGGAATGGGAGCAAAAGTAGGCATATTTGATGCTGATGTGTACGGTCCAAGTTTACCTACTATGGTCTCTCCTGAAGATCGGTTGTTGGAAATGGTATGGTTCCCATCCACGTGCTTGTTAACGTTGAAGCTTGTTTTGCCTAATTTTGTAGTGGTGACTTTGGATATTGTTTTTTAACAGAATCCAGAAACAAGAACGATACTTCCAACTGAGTACCTGGGTGTAAAGTTGGTATCTTTTGGGTTTGCTGGACAAGGCCGTGCAATCATGCGTGGTCCAATGGTTTCTGGGGTCATCGATCAGTTGCTGACAACTGCTGAATGGTATACAATCATCTCTTATTGCTACCTTTTTTGGGAATCTGGATTGCAGAAGTGgaaattcatgcatttgacCTACTGAAATTTAACAAttgaaagagggaaaaaaaggaacGGTGGATTTTGAGCAGCAGTTGGAAAGAATATACAATATCCTGTCTTGTATACTCTAATTCACTACAGTTAAACCTTGCTATCTTAATATTCTTCTGTAAATTTATAAAGTGTTAGTATTATAAAGCAATATGTTGTGAAAACTTGtgtcggaaaaaaaaaattgcatagtCAGCACAAGCTGAATGGTGGAACCTGCCTTAGGCTTTTACTTTGGAGGTTGGAACATTATGCAGGTAGTAGTGGACTTTCCTGAGAGTTTATGTAATGTGAATGCATGTTTTCATGCAACCTCTGGAGAAATGTGCTTCAATGGATAAGCATGTCTTTGTAACTTATTCTGAAGACTTTCTAATTTAGTTTCTAGGATTTAATATTTTTACTTGACTTCATAACTATTTGATGCAAATGGTCCTCATGAAGGTTAGACTAGAGGATGCTTAATGGAGCACATtgctttttaaaaataaataccaAACAGTGTTGGTATAAAACTTTTctgacaaagaacaaaaaataactcAAAAGAAATAAGTCTAATGAGTTTCCTAATATTCCTTGTGAATGTAGCGTGAATATTCACTTGTTGAGGTTTAAAAAGttatttccttcttttgctATGTGAAGTCAATGTGATTTTGTCAGGAGTGCGAAGCAACTATTAGATGTTTTAATGCAATTATATCTAGGTGTGACCCTATAATCTTGTGTTAAGAATGCTGCATGCATGTTTCCTTGTGATACAAGGCAACATCAATACAAGTTTATTTAACACATCAGAAAGGTTAATGGACATGGACGATCTTATCTCTGAAGAAAGTTCTCTGGATGATCTTATTTGTTCATTCTCGGTATCATGGGTGAATTTTTCTTAACTTTATTTTCAGTCATGTTAACTAGCCGTCCTTGACCTTGTGTATGATATATGCATTTATGGCTGTAATGATTTGGAATTGTTTGTTAGAGAATGTTGTTTTTATAAGTTTTAATGCTCACATCTATCTTTGATCTATTAATGACGTGTATAATCATAATAATTTGGAAGCATTGTTAGAGAATCTTAGAGGGGATTATGCTTTATTGTCCttagtattttttttctgttgataaaCAAGTAGTTGTTTGGATTCAACGAAAATTGTTACTGATAAGAATGTTTTCTCACAGGCCTAATTAAGGACCTGCAAAAAATGCATCCTGGATACCTTCTTTGTCATCCACATACTCTTGGTTTAATATAAGCATAAATGTGAATACATTATTAGCTCTCTCCACATATATTATGGAGATAGAGTTCCTAGAATATAAATTTGAGGAACATGAGAACTCATGGCAACCACTTTCAGCTGTCCTATATAAAACTATCAGGGGGctaatttatttctttcttttgtattctCTATTATTTCTTGATTGTCATGCTCCTACATATGTTGTCATCAGGGATAAGCTCCTCTAATCTTATTATTCTGGTGGCTTTATATACCACCGCATCTGTGAGAATCTTATTTTCGCCCAGGATAGCTTGATTTGTGGATGGTCCCATTGAAGCATGAGGCAATGCCTGCGGATGTATCAAATTGCTTGGTTCATGTTTAGAGAGCCATTTTTATTACTGGGCAAGGTTGCCTCTTTGATCCTACTTTATATTAATAAAGAAGCTCAAATGTCATCCTTATCGTAATTGCCGTGGCTTTACAGTTATACGTACACACAAATAAAGATCGATAAATTATAAATGACAGTGCATTCACCAGTAAAAGGtataaatgtgactataatagtcactaaagaagaatatgatagaaaaaggcactaaggccacttGAAAAGATATTAATCTTATTGAAAGAATACCCAATGGCTGTGTAAAAACAGCATGCCTAATACAAGAGATtgctaaaatatatatacaagagacaagaaagaagaagaggctaAAGAAGAGTGGTTCTAGCCATTGGGAGTTCCAACAGCTCTTTTGtgagccgttggaacctccaacggctCTTTTGtgagccgttggaacctccaacggctagaatgaggagagaaaaaagaaaagaaaagaatataaaataaaataaaaagaaaataaaatgtaaaagaaaagaaaaagaaaataaaatgtgaaatacCTAAGCTAAAAGCTAGTTACAATATCACTATGAGATCTTATTCCTTAACAAAAGGAACCAGTGGCAATTTAATGGGCTTAGCAACAAATTTTCTAAGCTGCTATGATCTGCTCTCCAGGTGCTTCATGCTTTCAATAGTCATTTGTGGTCCTTTCATGCACGCATGGTTGAGTGTTTATTTTGCTGTATCTGCCTTGTCTGGCAATGGGAAGATCATATATCATCTTCAGCCAATCTAAAACTAAATGGTAAATGAAACTTTTTGTTGACTTTCGTGATTTACTTACCATCTTGTATGGTTTTAACCCTTGAGTGTACAGGGGGGATCTAGATTATCTCGTTATTGACATGCCTCCTGGAACTGGTGATATACATCTTACGTTATGCCAGGTAATTTGTTCCTAATTTGCCTTGTCTTTCACaaaaatgtttttccttttggatTTCTGGGGTGACGTAAAGTTGCTTAACTTACAGCTTAACTTGGATGAGCATTAGTAATTTCATTCCCAGGTTGTTCCCTTAACTGCAGCTGTGATTGTTACAACTCCCCAAAAGCTGTCCTTTATTGATGTTGCCAAAGGAGTTCGTATGTTTTCAAAGCTGAAGGTATAATCGACTGAGACATGTATGTCATCTCGAGAGTTTTCTATTTGTTTAATATTTAGCTTCTGCTGACCTGTAGATGCTATGGTTTTCAAACTTTCATCTGCTTTGAAGATTGCAATTTTGCTTTGAATAGAGAATTTATCCATTTTAGAACCATTTGTTGGTATTACATGGTTGTCATAGGACGCTTACATGGTTGTCATAGGACGTGTTAGAAGCAGTGCAATTACTGAGTGGACACATGCTTTCCTGTAATGTTTGTTTGAACATCATAGGACTTTAtggtagaaaaataaaaaacagtgTAAAATGAGATTTATGTGAGCCTACCATTTATTTGGGATACTATAAGGTTATAggtttttaagattttttttcttccaggTGCCATGTGTTGCTGTTGTTGAGAACATGTGTTATTTTGATGCTGATGGGAAACGTTATCACCCATTTGGTAAAGGTTCCGGATCTCAGGCATGCATTTGGGCCTTTACCCCATTTTCTTTACTGTTTCTGGcataatgaaaatgttttatGATAGTCCTGATTTTGCCAATGCAGGTGGTTCAACAGTTTGGAATTCCACATCTCTTTGAGCTTCCCATCAGACCAACAGTAGGTGATTTATGTTTATAGAGTTTTCATCAGAagcttcattatttcatgagGTTCAAATTTCCAATTGGACCAACAACATGTGCTATATGGGAAGCATGTATTAGTTCATTAATCTTCTTTTCACACATAATTTTATGTGACATGTAGCTGTCAACgctaaaataggaaaaataagaTAAAGTGTAATGTCATGACACATTTTTTGTTAACTTTATCGTATGGTTTGCATGGTtttgcaatttttgtttttttgtgttatttttatcTTCTTGTTCGATGTCACCACTAGCTATTAGATAGTCATAGTTGTGTACTTGGCTGTTACGGAATATAACGCTTTCACCTGTTCCGTGCATTTTATATGTAGTTCAGTAATTGCATTAGAACCCTGTTAGGTTATAATGACCTTGCAAATCTCCTTGTCAATTTATTAAACCATTCTACAATTAAAGTCACATCATCTTAATTTATCATTGTTTACATCTTTTATCAAGCCCAAGCATTTCAGAAACAGAATCTGTAATAGGTGAGAGTCTATGACAAAAGTGTAGACTAAGGTTTGGGGAAGGGGTGAAGACTGTATGTACAGAACTGCACGAATATCCATCATCCTTAGTATCTTCCAGAAAGGTAATTATACAATGATTTCTCGTTCATAtttaaatctgaaaaaataataGTTGGATTGTGAAAATCTTAGGAGAAAATGTTGTTAACGATTCTATTAGCTCATATCTTTTTGGTTGCTTAATATCGTTAATATAAGTAAAAATTGAACATGTTCTtaggaaagagaaaaactttgaaatttccTAATGAGATGTTTCATATTAGTTTTCTctctttaaaaattatttaggTTATAAAGACAATACTTTTTAGTTTTCATGCATTTTGTGAAGGGCCTTTTGAAATAAATTGTTTGAAGTCCTTCAAATACACTTCGCTTCTGGTGTTTGTGGTACTGATATTGGTGCCTGTTGTCTCATACCCAGGCAGCATTATTGTGACGGTAACTACTGTCTTTTGCTAATGTGACACTTGTGAATGCATAAATTATCTGTTACTATAGTCATTATACTGCAATTACATATAATCTGCTACTATAACGCACCATGCTGATAAGCCTCAATCTTCCTTTGCAttcttcatttccttgtttTATGTCTCTTTGATCATGGCATGCATCATGATTGCCATATAACTGTAGCATCAGAGCTTTGTTATTTCAGAGCTCGAGAAGTGTTATCTGGACATATAACTTTTTGTAAATCATATTAATCAATACCACTGCATAAGTTGCGAAATATAGTAGGAAACAGAAACCCCATTGAATAATGTGGTTTATGGCCAATTAGAAAATTATGGTCTCTCACTGCTTCTTTATGGAGAACATGTTCTTCATCACTCTGTTTGCTAAATCATATAGTGGATATCTCATTTGACAGCTTTCAGCATCTGGTGATAGTGGAATGCCTGAAGTAGTAGGAGATCCTCTGGGTGAAGTTGCTAGAACATTTCAAGAACTTGGTGTTTGCGTTGTACAACAATGTGCCAAGATTCGTCAAAGTGGTAATTTTTATTACTTGCTTTCATGGTTATATAGTGCCTGTATTCTGCTGCTTTGTTGAATGGCACTTTTGCTTTGACAAGTAGCTCTGCCATGACAAGTGGCTAAATAGCAGCTTTTCTTTATATGGTACTGCTCAATTTAGATTTTACTGGGGTATCCTCATTGTCATTCTTTTCAACACTTTGATGCTTGTCCTGATTTTTACTGAGCAGTGTCTACGGCTGTGACTTATGACCAATCTATAAAAGTAATCCGAGTAAAGGTGCCAGATTCAGATGAAGAGATTTTTCTCCATCCGGCTACAGT
Coding sequences:
- the LOC116250221 gene encoding fe-S cluster assembly factor HCF101, chloroplastic, producing MEIQILRGNPSSLFTISPRGKEILHKKSCSVVVRNRFSELQARIRPPSGSSRRAVLRKATSVEVGSTNLSTGVVEKDVLTALSQIIDPDFGTDIVSCGFVKDLVIEESSGEVSFRLELTTPACPIKDMFEQRANEVVAALPWVKKVNVQMSAQPAKHMYAAELPKGLQNISNIIAVSSCKGGVGKSTVAVNLAYTLAGMGAKVGIFDADVYGPSLPTMVSPEDRLLEMNPETRTILPTEYLGVKLVSFGFAGQGRAIMRGPMVSGVIDQLLTTAEWGDLDYLVIDMPPGTGDIHLTLCQVVPLTAAVIVTTPQKLSFIDVAKGVRMFSKLKVPCVAVVENMCYFDADGKRYHPFGKGSGSQVVQQFGIPHLFELPIRPTLSASGDSGMPEVVGDPLGEVARTFQELGVCVVQQCAKIRQSVSTAVTYDQSIKVIRVKVPDSDEEIFLHPATVRRNDRSAQSVDEWTGEQKLQYNDIPDDIEPVEIRPMGNYAVSITWPDGFSQIAPYDQLEGMERLVDVPQTLKV